GACCTCATCAGGAATGCATAGTAGTTATTCTAAGGTCTGATGAGTACATGCTAGACTATATTTCAGACAAAGTGGCAGCTAAACAACACTGCAGCGAAAACTAATGTATTTCATTaatagtatactctttactcttttactcgtttcagtcatttgactgcggccatgctggagcaccgcctttagtcgagcaaatcgaccccgggacttattctttgtaagcccagtacttattctatcgatctcttttgccgaaccgctaagtgacggggaagtaaacacaccagcatcggttgtcaagcaatgctaaggggacaaacacagacacacaaacatatacacatatatacgacgggcttctttcagtttccgtctaccaaatccactcacaaggcattggtcggcccggggctatagcagaagacacttgcccaagatgccacacagtgggactgaacccggaactatgtggttggttagcaagctacttgccacacagccactcctgctgttatGTGTACAAGTTAGGGTGGGAGccggcaaaattgttagcatgccagacaaatgcttaacaacatttttctggctttacattctgagttcaaataccaccaaggtcaactttacttttcattcttcaaTAGAACTCTTCCCATTTCAACCATCAGGCGTGTTGTGCTTTTGACTGAATTAAAAACTTGACATTTGAGTCTGCAAATTTCTGTATAATGAAAGTAGCACACAAGGAAATAACCAAGTTAGCTGCTGAACATAGAGTTCGTGTTGATAGATACAATATTATCCTCAAcaaatttctgtattttattttaaatcaaacTAGTTGTTCTAACAGTTACTGAGATACTGTCTAGTGTTAGTGACCTCTTTACCAATTCTGGTAAATGTGTTACATACAGAATTGTGAGATTATTTAGCAATATTTCCATCTGTACATTTGAGGATGAAACTATTGCTGAAAACTGcatttttaaatgctttttgTGGAAACATGCAATGAGTTACACATGTCAAAAATGCAatgattgatatatttttttcagtcaatGACATACCAGCTTTTTAAAAATTCTTGGGTTTAAAACAATAACTTTCTCATTACTTTGAAATAATTTAAACTGATGTAACTCTAGAATGCATTGCTTAATACATATGAATTTTCATCAAATGAAATCTGTTGTGGAGATTTTTAAAACATGATTAATTTTGTACAAGTCTCATGTATGTGAGCATTTAAAGTAAAAGCCTATTATAAGACTCAATGGTTGATTGGATGGCTGTTGAAGATTCATGACGTGTCCCACTGAAAAAATTCTCTACATACATATtggcaaaatgaaaataacatcttTTGAGTTTTATCCAGCAAAGCCTTAAATGCAATTAAAAGAAGGCTTGGCAAAGAATTGATAGATATTATGTCCAGGAATGTTGTACAAgcaaattaaaagacaaaatagtGCTTCTTTATCTTTCAAAATGTAATTTGCAGTGAATTTTCTTATTAGTGCAGATAGTAGTTGATGTATTTAAGATCCAAATGCTTTCTTCACTTTCCTGCAGTTTATTTTCCCATCCGAGGTTCAATGGAACATAGTAAAGTTTCCCCCTTCAAGATCTATCACAAATGTTGTACACTAACTCTCAATGTCTGTTCCTTTCTATTTGCAACATATACACTGCTCagggcattgagctggcagaattgttagcacgctgggcgaaatgcatagctgtatttcatttgccgttacgttctgagttcaaattccgccaaggtcaactttgcctttcatcctttcggggtcgataaattaagtaccagttacgcactggagtcaatataatcgacttaatccctttgtctgtccttgtttgtttcctctatgtttagccccttgtgggcaataaagaaataagaatcgttagcacactgggcaaaatgcttagcgtttttacgttctgagttcaaattccgtcgaggtcgactttgcctttcatccttttggggtcaattaaataagtaccagctacacactggggccgatgtaatgaacttaatccctttgtctgtccttgtttgtcccctctatgtttatccctggtgggcaataaagaaatgaatatatatgctgCTTCAGCATGAAAATACACCAATgattaaaaccagtaaaagaataagaattcatacacaacaaaaattatatatcttgAATTTACACATCAGGTCTGTGTTATAATTTATcatgacacatatatattgttagttGCCAATTAACAGTGAACATAACCAAAGCAACTTTGCAAAATATAGATTGACATTTACCttgatttttcattcatttcttagGTGGCAGAAGGTTTGTAAGTACATCTAATGGAATGTATGACAAATacctttaatattaaatttaattttattcaatacacaaattattttcattgtatcaaatattttaatagGCTCAGCTCTAAAAGttgttattaaaaagaaaatgaagttcCTAATTTGCACAAAAAGTAGTtcgtaaaaagaaaaaggacatgAAGGATATGACAAGAAGAAATTCTACTAATATTTTCAGAAATTGCAGTCTATAAAATGCTTACTTCAGAAAGTGAAATGCTGTAGAAAAAGGTAACACAGTTGAGTACCATAGTTAAAGGAACTGACTTCATCCTGCCCTCAATAATTTCTGGCCtcctgccaaaattagaaagaattattatgattatttttccAAGGCAATGAACTGATAGAActgttttaacatccatctttatgttcagagttgaaattccacagagatcgactttgctttcatccttttgaggctgatagaacaagtactgaggttgatggaaTTGACTTACCCCACCCCCTTGAAATCATTATCTATTCAGGGGACATTAGAGTGacagaaaaaatgctttgcagtatttcccCCCAGCTCTTTATGACCTGATTTTAACTATCCCTTCCAATtgttcaggatcaataaaataagcactttTCGAGAGATAGGTAAACTTTTTTTATGtaagaaatattattgtattctatataactattgattgttaaatttgaatttataattttttttttcaatgataatttggatatgtacatttatttaattattatctgaatgtaaattttaagatattagttAGTCACTTTGCGATATAAATcgtaaaaatgtttttgataatagtaacaataagtattttataaagataggttatacgtttttaatttgaatttttcaattcttaaatttaatttcataaatattttctatagatatttataatatttatgtaagtaataatggactaatttatttttggttaaatgtttattttagatttttaattactatatttgttgattataatttagatacttatttttaagtatttattattttatgattattatatgcgaactaaaatctaaaaatattaatagtgattattttgttaaataatttggtaattaaatattggagtataactgagttaaagatattcgatagtttattaatgtttttttaagctaaattatatcttcacagataaatacatatttctttctatttattcttttttttttttaccttaaatattaaatatttaacataataaatgtgttgtaggaaataatcctaatgttttaagtttcaaatttagttaatggagtttttctataagaaaaaaattattattttatctatttttaaaataaatattgtttaactctatttgtttatttatataattattattgataacctgaagattgactgtaattttaaattgaatttatttcaattaaatgtaaatttaattgtaattcgaatttaattgtagccatgaaatgTACGtagttttttatattatatattgataattcatttttatactttttgagatctagttatgttttataaaaatatattttatttgttatttatgttttggtttatgtctatcgctgtttgagttgcataatagtggttttatctctaatttatattttatatatttatattgtgaaatttgatttaatactaaattgaattttttccctgtaagtttggagtaaTACTccctaatatcatatatatatatatatatatatatatatatatgtatacatgtatatatatatatatatatatatataatatatatatatatatatatatacatatatatatatatatatatatatatacatgtgtctgtatatatatatatgtcttttctcTTCCCCATCCATTTAACTTGAATTTTCTCCCTAGTCTCCTTTCTATCTGTCTCCTGTATTTACTatctagagagaaaaagaggtagaGGTAGTGAGAAAGAGACACATATATAgccagagagagggagatagtgagagatatagacatagagaggGACATATAGACAAAGAGAAAGCAGAGGTCTGGTGGCAACTTCAAAGGAAGAAATGTAATATACAGACTTAGAGAAAGTTGGAGGCGGACTGAGTGATATGCAGAGTATTTTTTCAGTCTATAAAAAGCATTATAGTGAATAGACAGCACgtgtattgctagaaataggatcCAATACCGATTCACTTCACACCCATTCTGTTTTCAGGAATGAGTGCACCGTTATCTGTGGAATggtcaaattaatttaattgacatgaaaaacctgaaattttatcaaattttatttagtgttttcagCAGTCAATACacataggaaaaaaaattgtttgctttttataagtgtacatatatatatatatacatacatacacacacacatatatacacacacacacatatatatacacacacacacatacacatatatatacacacacacatatatacacacacacatatatacacacacacatatatacacacacacacacacatatatatacacacacacacatatatatacacacacacacacatatatacaccacacacacacatatatacacacacacacacatatatatatacacacacacatatatatacacacacacacatatacacacacacacacacatatacacacacacacatatatacacacacacacacacacacacatatatatacacacatacacacacacacacatacacacacacacacacacacacacatatgtatgtacacatacatgcacatatcctCCTTAACATTActttaacatcctcttttccatgtTTCCATTGGTCAAATGATAATTTCATCAAAAGAGAATTATCTATGACTCACCAACACATGCAGCATTTTCACAATTCTGTCAAACAATGACCACTTATTCCTGTTTTGTAGAAGATTGTAAACAaatgatattaatagtaattCTCAGCACACAAATCTGAAGACAAAGGggaaaacacatacacaggttTCTTCTAGTTTCCTTCAACTAAATTTTTCTTAGAAGCTATTGGTCAACCTATGGTTACAGCGGAAAAACAGCAGTTGACAGTGTCCACACTATGGGAACAAGCCCTCAATCATGTTGTTCAGAAAGGAACTTCTCAACTACATAgccatacttgcatgtatgtatatgggttcaATACCATTGAAAAGCACCTtgtgcaagcgtcttctactatagcctcaagccaaccaaagtcttctgagtggatttggtaagcaaaaattgataggcgcaggagtggctgtgtggtaagtagcttgctaaccaaccacatggttccgggttcaatcctactgcatagcatcttgggcaagtgtcttctgctatagccccgggccgaccaatgccttgtgagtggatttggtagatggaaactgaaagaagcctgtcctatatatgtatatatatatatgtgtgtgtgtttgtgtgttagtgtgtctgtgtttgtccccctagcattgcttgacaaccgatgctggtgtgtttacgtccctgtcacttagcggttcggcaaaagagaccgatagaataagtactgggcttacaaaaagaataagtcctggggtcgatttgctcgactaaaggcggtgctccagcatggccgcagtcaaatgactgaaacaagtaaaagagagaagcccaatgcacgcgtgtgtgtatgtgtgtgtgtatgtgtgtgtgtatgtgtgtgtgtgtgtatattattattagactacagccatgctggggcactgctttaaagggcttagttgaacaaatcaatctcatCTTTTAAGACTGATACttactctatcaatctcttttatatatacaagagCTTTTATGCACCACGAGTTCATATGAGAAGTCCCCCTCTCAAGGTAAGTaatgcagtattctgtgttctaacacagcATCCGTGTTAAGTTGGAGATAAAGGCTGCCTTTGTCTCAATCACTGCTTCTGTCTCAGTTATTTTTAATAATCTCACTGGCTATTTGCAACACCAGTGCCTGAATAGACATTGTCAGGAGATTCAGCTGTTATGTTGCTACTGGTTGTCTGTCACTGATGAGCTCACAGCAGAGTGAAACCAAGTGATCTGAAAGCTCCAGCAGCCATAGCAGACAATTCTTGTCTTTCAATGATATAAATACAAGTGCTCctttgttctaacacaacatccaagTCAAGTTGGAGATAAAGATTGCCTTTTGGTAATAATGTGGTTTCTatgactatcatatatatatatatatatactcttttactcatttactgaattcaaatttccaCTGGATGAAGATTAACATCATGCTTGAAACTTTgagtaccaatgaatttgaatcaaaccgttttgatctatacatgttactccaaataaacaaataaatgtgctgagtgcccttcttttgtttgtccgctcactcatgtatgtatgtatgtatatatataatattagggaatatttttccaaacttacaaggaaaaattcaatttaataatactaaatcaaatttcaaaatatataatatatgtatataaattaaagtatataattggtaaattatatactttttatttactattttgtattttacttaattattggtatatgttttatcatatatttaatgttttttttctatatggtataatttaattataccattgttatttcattgttgaattgataaaaggtggttcttctctaatttatatacatataaataaataaaataaatagaataaaaaaaatagatatatatatatatatatatttatatataaatttataaatataaattaataatttaaaatttttaactttaaatttaaataatttaaattttgaattttatattttatatattttgtatattatattaattaattttatttctatgttttggtttatgtttttcactgtttaatttgcctaataatggttttatctctaatttaatttatatatatatatatatatatatatatatataccggttcagtcattgagactttttcaactgtaaatatggaaaacaattaaattttagaaaaattaaaagaacagttttttaaaagaatatttgcatagtattgaAATACAAagggcattttctttgtttctgccagtctctgtctctcttgttgaCTTGGCTCAATAGGAGCTTATATTTACTCCACACAGTGTTCCAGAATTTCACTGTTTTATTCCCTTTTAACAGCTTTTTCACTAACTTCCCATAGTCTTTTCGCTCCATCCTCATTTAGTCCATTGCTATTAAGGTCTTCTTGGCTGCAATTTGAATAGTAGTAACCAGATTCATTTTGTAACTTTTCAGACAGAATACAATACAAAGTTGTCTGTGCTCCTTGTGCAGgagttttcaaaaataatctGGAAATGCAATCAAAATATCTTAAAAATTGTGGCACTGTGTGACGCATAATATCTGTGAGAACAATTCCTGGATTAACACAATAGACATTAACCCCACTGCCTTCTAATCTCTTGGATAATTCACGACAAAACCAGAGATTTGCAAGTTTGCTAGATTTGTAAGCTTCAGTGCCATTATAACTGTCCCTCCAGTTAATATCATCAAAGTTTATCCGAGCGTCTTTGTACATGAAACTGGACAGTACTACAATTCTTGATGGAGCAGACTTTTTTAGCAAATCCAGAAGCAATGTTGTTAATAGAAAATGTCCCAAGTGGTTCACTTGAAAATGTGTTTCGAATCCATCTTCTGTATATAATGAAGGACAACGATAAACTCCAGCATTATTGACTAAAATATCTAAATGTGGTTCCTCCTCATTTATCCTTGCACAAAATTTACGGACAGACTCGAATGAAGACAGATCTAATTCACGTACGACAACCTCATTTTTACCAGAATCTTTTGTAGCATCACGTATTTCTTTTGCGGCTGCTTCAGCCTTTTCTAGATTTCTACAAGCCATAATCACCCTGGCATTCCTTTTTGCACACTCTAAAGCAGTCTGTTTTCCAAGTCCTGTATTTGCTCCAGTAACAATTACAGTTTTACCATCCAAATATTCAGAACATTGGTGCTTTATAAAGCGAGAGCAGAAGTTATTACTTGACTGGTGAGTCCCAGTAGCACCAGGAACACAGGTACACATTTCAGTTGgctgcaaaataaaagaaaaaacggaAATTAGAAAGATTCTATCAATAACTGTGTTTGGATTATTCTAGAAGAATTAGtgacagtcaactgactgaaagcACAATAGTTTGTATCAAGTTGCTGCTGTCACAGTACCGTGTCCCTCTGTCAAGATACTTAACACTCACAACTTCACCCCACATATTTATAAAGCCAACGATGGAGCATGTgtactagaaataatagccaaattacCCTCAAATTGCACTTTACCCTCTTGGACACATTAATCAATGGGTTGATCCTTGAATTCACTATCAGTGAAAAGACAGTTATGATTGGAATATCTTTCATGACAGACTTACTTGATAAGAACTGATCTCGGGCCTAACAACAATAACTTATGCAATACCGTAAATATCTCACTCATATCTTGAGGTCCAGCTATTGATTCTGGTTTATACTGTAGGCATCAGGGatctgtggttaagaaactcgctttccAAACatatgatcttgggttcagttctaatgcatggcaccttgggtatgtctTCAACTACAGTTCCAGGTCAACCAAAGTATTATGAGTGGATTCggtaaacagaaacagaaagaagcctgtcaaatctgtgtgtgtgtttgtgtgtgtgtgacaatataTGGAGTCAAGTAATCCAGCAGTGCTTGTAAAAAAGTTCCTTAATGTCCCCTTCTAcaaaacatatacaatatatagcaCAATACAAGTGAAAATGATAAGAAGtgtataaagtcataaatgacacatatattctttattcttttattcttttacttgtttcagtcatttgactgtagccatgctggagcaccacctttagtcaaataaatcgaccccaggacttattctttgtaagcctagtatttattctattggtctcttatgccaaaccactaagttacaaggatgtaaacacaccaacaccagttgtcaagcgatgggggtagggacaaacacagacacacacaaacatatacatatatatatatatatatatatatatatatatacgcatatacacgacgagcttctgtcagtttccgtctaccaaatccactcacaaggctttggtcagcctgaggctataaagctatagtagaagacacttgcccaaggcaccacgcagtgggaatgaacccagaaccatgttggtaagcaagctacttaccacccagccactccgtctatatatgtatgagatctaatcaataagtatccagactggtgctacaaaaaacaaaactacaacacatactaatttggcatttaatctccttcaaagtagtcccTTTCTGAAGCCACACACTTAATCCAGCGCAGTTTCCAATGATGAAAGCACTCCTGGAACTTGTCTTCTGGAATAATCAGCAGCTGCCTTATCACATTCACTTTGATTTCCTCAAATCCTGAAATCTTCTTCTTTTAAAAcgggatttgatttttggaaagaggaaaaagtcgCAAGAGACGAGATCTTGGCAATACGGTGGCTGTCAGACCTGGGGAATGCTGTGCCTAGCCAAAACTGCTGCACAAGCTGTGCTGAATGGGTGGGGGGCCTGCAAGCAAaacagtaaattggggatccacagtagtatATTAAAGGTCCAAggaaaaaattttgtttcagatgtatatattgcaagaaagAGTAGTTCAACCTACAGAACTTCATGTGTGAAAAGCAAAAAGTGAATTTTGAAAGGGGTAtctgtaaaactagtttttaaacatcgaatggctatgggggtcaaCGAGAATcattgttctcatcatcatcattgttcgaccgtggtcgagacaatggaatttcccatgctacaccagacttcacggtccatcatggcattacggaggtcctgtcgctggatgcttgtatccctggagattacatcagggtaggagagtgtgcgccctctgatattgcgagtagatggcttccagaagagaagagtagaaattgcctcgttttcagctctacaacaatgtccagcaaactggactctcctacctttcacaagagatgacacaggtggtagtttcccatatatttgcattttggttggaaggtgcttccacgagagattttgagctctcataaggaggcga
This DNA window, taken from Octopus sinensis linkage group LG4, ASM634580v1, whole genome shotgun sequence, encodes the following:
- the LOC115211011 gene encoding retinol dehydrogenase 14-like, whose translation is MCTCVPGATGTHQSSNNFCSRFIKHQCSEYLDGKTVIVTGANTGLGKQTALECAKRNARVIMACRNLEKAEAAAKEIRDATKDSGKNEVVVRELDLSSFESVRKFCARINEEEPHLDILVNNAGVYRCPSLYTEDGFETHFQVNHLGHFLLTTLLLDLLKKSAPSRIVVLSSFMYKDARINFDDINWRDSYNGTEAYKSSKLANLWFCRELSKRLEGSGVNVYCVNPGIVLTDIMRHTVPQFLRYFDCISRLFLKTPAQGAQTTLYCILSEKLQNESGYYYSNCSQEDLNSNGLNEDGAKRLWEVSEKAVKRE